In Rosa rugosa chromosome 4, drRosRugo1.1, whole genome shotgun sequence, the genomic stretch gcatatattaatgaaggcagctcttgcttcagtggttgggagcaaaaccttcgtgttcgaggtcgggagttcgaaccttacctcttacaaatatttttggatctcgtatatgcttgatatacggacgtatatacggtatgtacggtatacatacatatatatggtctgtacggtatgcatacgtatatacagttgtacgatatgcatacgtatatacggtctgtacggtatgcatacatatatacggtatacctacggtatgtacaatttcataccgtagccgagctggaagtcggtgggccgattggtaggcccaaatggtaagcccaattgttcggccgattggtaggcccaaatgttaagcccaattgttcggcccgaatggtaggcccaaatgttaaacccaaattggttcgggccggttcgaaatgtgaatggttcggtttcttcggcccaattggccagccctaatgcttagcccaaggattgagcaagcccaagtcatcgtcactgggtgacatattttattggcgtacttttggggatgatttgttttgagtgatgcatctctattgttgtgaagaatggtgcatgcttgagttttactatagagatttaccgtgatgctaattgagtagcgaaacactttgtgggagtgtttactgtgcttgtatgccagtacagagtgatgatctaagtgatgatctatgtgatgatccatgtgatgattttgtgtaattgatgtggagtgatgttgagcagttgttttgtgagtttacattgtgatgaaaggatttagtggccataggaatgtattttatacaaagggctgtggctttgtagattactacaactttgggaatgatggagattcgatggttaggtcaaccttagtcaagaggaattgacttacgcttaaatttcgggacgaaatttctttaaggagggtggattgtaataccccgaaaaatctaaattaaattccgtggatttttagaattgatttcacgatagtgggagcgagtacgaggcttggagaagttgtggaattagttcgaacgattaattttcgaaaacgaacgttatttaggggctcgcgaaagttgactttttatacgttcaaaatttgggaaaacttccttcatgaaagttgtagagctcgtcgatacgatcgcgggcatatgcggaacgcaaaaatcggagttcgtatgaattagttatgattttttgaaaaagtttccaatttagtataaagcttccattttcggaaatttccgaaaatagtttcagaatttacaaaaatagaaaaaaagctGCTGCAGCCCTCgtccccgccggaaatcgcctccgaTTTTCgtttggccatatcttcctcctccggccaccgatcctcaccaaacttcttccattggcttcgtatggtccttgcgcacctgtctgtggcagccttgcacggcggcacggcccctagcggcggcggcggtccggtttcgatttaagctcgattttggtcaacgccggttttctcctagctccggccaccaaaacttccgatccttggctccatgaactcccctcaacctgctgatcatcatactaggaggattgcacctagagtgaccggtttcacgttcgtcggagctcggtaagttttcaatccgaaacgaaaatctttcgatcggtatatctcgagctgtattgcatcgttttgattgattcttgaaccagtgagttctccttgatgttcttaacaactctctagaagggatcgaagcctgaaattgaagttttgacgtcgaaatcaagccttgccggattctgcaaatttcgccggattctggaaattttccggccacctcgactgttttaggtaatttcaaccacttccggtcattttcagcttacatgatagttatgaaagttgttaagcatgatgagaggaagaggagcagcccggccccgacaccattggcggtggtcggcggcggctctgccctaactccggcgtcccttttccggccacctccgggggtcaaaaatatagtttctgtgcatttttagattctatatttcaatacgatcatttcgatatattatacgcaatttttggatatcgtatgattaagttatgaatttttaagtttcgatcgatttcgatcgttagatttgtgatctgtgaagttaggaccgtcagatggagttgtagttttgatatgatgatcttatgactgtcccagtgactttgtgtggtcatgggcgaagatccgaccgttggatattcgtataaatgcaaaacagtgattagcgaggcgattcgtgagaatccgtccgtcggattttcgtataaatttgtggagatgtttgtaaggacgattcaggaagatccaaccgttggatcttcgtgataattttggaggatgatcctgagggcgatccgtgaggatccgaccgttggatcatcattaatttagaatccgaccgttggattgttgtatttgtatggtttttgaataaattgctaagttaagatcgtgttggattaggtgattgacggatcgatttggcggacaatttgtgaaattgttgttgagctgttaagaagatgcagctggattagaggtgagtaaaatcgcacatggttccttcatgaaccgaaatttagtgatttatattgaattataaaggtgtggaaaattgttttaagaaaataaagatttgttttgaaataatatgaacttgatcgactacggttcataaggctactactcacaggtaaggaaaatgaatttaagtataaaaatgaatttcttgtttttattgcatgtgaactatagatggtattagtagtcactcttgtgtaggtgattacgtatatatatattgaaagttatgacattgtgtgatgtattgagttgttcgtgataaagagtagttgagtaaagtgcgatagttgaaatgtgtagacgaattatatgttagtgtcaagtgttctcatcgtgtgtcgatgatggtgtcaagtattctcatcgtgtgtcgatgattgtggcaagtgttctcatcgtgtgtcgatgaaagtgcccagtattttcatcgtgtgtcgatgattgtggcaagtgttctcatcgtgtctcaatgaaagtgccaagtattttcatcgtgtgtcgatgattgtggcaagtgttttcatcgtgcgtcgatgatagtggcaggtgtcttcatcgtgtgtcgatgattatgacacgtattatcgtaagattgaaccttggccaaggtgacaggttacgattcagttagagctctagtctgtctgccatcatactgtttGAGGGATAACCTCAAGTTTTTATGTGTCTTTGAGTATGACATGCTGCGTGGAAGGGTTTTTATAACTATCATATACCCTTGAGTATATATTGGAAAGGGAAAGTTTAGTTGTTTGGATGGTCatggtgagatgtgagttgattgatgtttgaagtgacgttgtgcacttcaatttttatactaagaatcacttaaattgaattgttctttaaagtcgtgcaattccttgtttactcatacgggctgtcaaaagcttaccgggtttgtgttgttgcaatcccggtacactattcaaattgtgtagcgggtaatcctacaggtcaggagaatcaggatggtgatcgtgcgggttagagaatttgttttagtttacagcaattgtaattgtgaggtgagttatgctcatttgagccttacaatataatttggtgagagtgtgctgtaataaacaaatttgagatttggtttatgtaatatcgagcgatgtgagatgtggttgttttgagaaaaaattcaggttgtatttatgtgagttgtattaattcatgtttcggatttgaatttgttattcaaaattcggggcgtgacagtttggtatcagagcgtaaggtacatatttggtgataatcagtactccccgagtgatggcccgtctgcagcggatccccatcatatactcttcggtactggtataatcattgggtatgtcttagtatgaggtctagacagcgtgcatgtctgtaggacggtagagttgtcttctaagttcgtattagaataagtttagtttccgcaggttgtaatcttcgaggaatagagacctctagatttaactctgatgagtcggtgagatttgttttatggaagtgaggtccttttggatgttgaagtgtttggttgaaggcatgatgttgacctatgcacgtacctagtgtggatacgagtatgaattgttataaattttgtcttcttaagttggacgtacagatgtttggatgggatgtacgtatcaaggattaaatatcttgttttgtaatgagatgtccttgtggagtttgttagtagggttgaggttagggaagaaattattgtggttacttcttccttgtgcttgtaagttgttaagcagggtttaaggtgcgagacaagaattttattttgtgctcgagggttagagatgagagaccattgttttgggttgtcgttgagtactataattccttcagaatcaggattgttggtagaattggaattagtagtagttttggtgattcggaatttgaattgagttcgcgagatgtgtcttatatacgtggttgatgttgcttgcatcatttggaacgatacgttacgattcacaaggaaaactggatttgaaatttattcatttgaacaccatgggttgatgacctgaccgtgacttgtgaatatagttttgttcaagtgaatgaaattgaattttgtggcctttgtgtggtgaactagttttcttaagttttggatcgtagtatggagatggactgcagtgaatttgaagttgttgtgtgttttaagtttaagtaggcgggacacttaaagttttgcaatggagttgattttggtgtaattaattgggagagtttgaatcagttcttgtgaatgatgttggatgagagtgtgtgcctttggtgattgattttaagtgatatagttaaacgcaatttcagatattgattttagtgactttgttaggtatccatagttggtcaagtgaattactatgtgatatggagtttgattcgatttctgaatcgctaaatgttagggattgaattgtggtgagtttttgttgaagcgattgatagatggaattatcgagattctataagagttgtaagagtaactctaaagacgtgggttttttcctagctaactcaggaagtgtttagctttattaatccctaattctagcgacgaaagtattgtgtttggtttgactcagaggatactagcttgacctctgtgtgacttaattgattgctaggttgaatgattgtttgtgataaatcattttgaaagatgtgtgaagcagagttctcgatggttttgaaaagagtattgagtgaccaaggttcgatccttggtgttgttgttggttaaacaaaaagaaaagaaaacatgcacacaatcttattgattttatattacaaaaagggaaacgaggactatgctatactaagcctagtcagcagctccggatgggttgaggctgagctcaagagaaacgtttgagccactgtggtaaccgcctgagccaccagaatagtaaccaaatgcgctaccttcctcggaagtagtcttcgggttaccaaagacgtcctcgccgtgcacggggaacagaggaagagtttcaacctcctggtgatctcctcctcgttgttgcagggatgtttgtcctcctgttgtgccaaaagagttgtactggtattagtgttgaagtgtgaggaagaatatgaagcaaaatttaaatcaagaaatccttcattaccagtagaatcggtggaaccaaagttgagattaatggatctaccatcatcagtagaactagtggacccaaaattgatgtcaatggatccaccagctggcccaaaattgatgtcgatggatccaccagcaccagtagaaccagtggacccaaaattgagatcgatggatccaccagtaccaggagaactagttccca encodes the following:
- the LOC133742006 gene encoding protein WUSCHEL-like, which translates into the protein MEPRTLQLMELQTQQQIEDGGNNQAAGSSANTDFWRSRARWVPTPDQIRILRDLYYDKGVKTPTTEQIHEICLQLQQYGHVEGKNIYFWFQNVRAREKQMKRCNQAAQVPMGTSSPGTGGSIDLNFGSTGSTGAGGSIDINFGPAGGSIDINFGSTSSTDDGRSINLNFGSTDSTGGQTSLQQRGGDHQEVETLPLFPVHGEDVFGNPKTTSEEGSAFGYYSGGSGGYHSGSNVSLELSLNPSGAAD